The Deferribacterota bacterium genome includes the window TGTCTCAAACTGTGCGGCAATATTAGCCAGGATGGGAGTTGGAACATTAATATTAGTTGACTATGATATTGTAGAGCCATCTAATTTAAACAGACAGTACTATTTTATAGGTCAAATTGGGCTAGCAAAGACAAACGCTTTAAAAGAGACGCTCAATAAAATAAATCCTTACCTAAAATACACTACCTATAACGAAAAAATAGATGAGGGAAATATAGAAAAATTTTGTAAAAACTCTGATATTATACTTGAAGCATTTGATAAAAAGGAAGCAAAAACAATGTTTATAAATAAATGTATAAGGCTATTCCCAAATAAAAAAATAATTGGCGTTTCAGGTGTTGCTGGATTATCAAATGCAGAGGATATAACAATTCAACAAATATCAAATAATCTATATTTAATTGGGGATTTTATATCGGAGGCAAAAGTTGGCCAGGGATTAATGGCATCAAGGGTAAACGTTGCTGCTTCAATGCAAGCACATCTAGCAATACAGCTTCTATTGGGGATTAGATGATTTATTTTGAAAAATTTTTAGCACAAATGTTGTTACCTCCTGGTTTTTTTATATTGTTATTACTGATTGCGTTTATATTTAGTTTTAAAATAAAACCAGCTAGGTATATTATAGGCATTACTATTATTCTTTTATATAGCCTATCAGTGCCTGTGTTATCAAACTACTTAATAAAACCATTAGAAAATAGTTACGAGCCTAACTTGAATGACCTTGCTAAGGGTGATGTTTATATTGTTTTAGGAGGGGGTTTAATAGAAAATAAAAATAATAAAACCTATTCTGCAACATTATCACCAGAATCACTAAAAAGACTAATTAATGTATATTTTTTATATAAAAAATATAAAAAACCTATAATAACTACTGGTGGAAAATCCCCCATAAAAAAAGCTTCTCATTCTGAAGGTTATATAATGGCAAAATATCTATATGATCTTGGCGTTAATAGAAATAGTATTATTATTGAGGCAAAAAGTATAAATACCTATGAAAACGCTAAAGCAGTATCTGAAATCATTGAAAAAATGGTGTTTAAAAATCCTGTATTAATAACATCTGCCTACCACATGCCTAGAGCAATTTATTCTTTTAAAAAATTTGGTGTCAAAACAATGCCCTATCCTGTAAACTATTTAATTGAAAGTACACCAGTAACAACTTTCTCATTTCTACCAAATATCAATACTCTACATAATAGCGTTAAAGCTTTACATGAATATTTGGGGATAGTTTACTATAGATTATTTTTATAATAATTATAAAATCTATAATATGTATAAAAGAATTTTTCTAACAGGGGCAAGTGGTTTTGTTGGTAGCTACCTCTTAAAAGGTTTAGTTGATAGTGGTTATCTTGTTAAAGTATTATCAAGAAATAGTAGCAACATTAATATAAAAAATAAAAATTGTGAAGTTATTCAAGGAGATGCAATAAATATAAAAAGTTATGAACATGCTCTTAATGATATTGATGTAATTATCAATCTAATAGGAATTATAAGAGAATATCCTGCAAAGGGGATAACCTTTGATAAGGCCCATATAGAAGCCACCAACAATCTTGTAACCCTTGCAAAAAAAGCTGGTATTAATAGATTTATACAAATGTCAGCAAATGGTATTGAAAAGGATTTATCATTAAAATATAACCTTACAAAATATAAAGCAGAAGAGATTGTGAAAAATAACAATTTAGATTTTACAATCTTTAGGCCATCTGTAATCTTTGGTGCTGGTGATGCTTTTATTTCTTTGCTTTCCAAGTTAATGAAAAGGACGCCTCTCTTTTTTTACTTTGGTCACGGGAAATATCCTTATCAACCTATATACGTAAAAGACGTTGTTAAATATTTTATCAACTCCATTGACAACAAAAAAACTATTGGGGCTACTTACCCCTTATGTGGCCCAAAGGTTTATACTTATAAAGAGATTTTATCACTAATAAATAAAAATTTAGGATTTAAAAGATTATTGTTGCCACTACCAATGCCTATTATATATTTTATTACAAGACATCTTGAAAGGTTTTCAATATATCCAATAACATGTGATCAACTAAGGATGTTAGAAAGGGGGAATATTTGTGATGATGACAGCATTAATAATGTTATAAATATAGATAAAAATAAATTAGAAGATATTTTGCCAAAAATTGTAAAGGGGGTATAAATGAAGCTTTTGCTTAAAAATTCTTTAGTATTGTTTTTAATCATTGTAATTTTTGCATGCTCTAATTCAGAGAATGAAAAATCAAAAGATATTAGAGAGGACAATATTACTAAAAATAATCACACAAAAATTAAATTAAATAAAATAGGTACAAATGAATATGATAAAATAATAGCAAAAGAAAAAGGAAAGATTGTGATAGCTAACTTTTATGCCTCATGGTGTCCACCATGCAGGCAAGAAATCCCTGGTTTTATAAACATGTTTAATAAACATAAAAATAATCTAACAATTATAGGATTATCACTAGATAAAGATGCTAAATCTGCACTTACCTTTATTAATGACATGGGTATCAATTATCCTGTATATTTAGCAAATGAAGAACTACAAAGGAAATTCAACATTATGAGTATCC containing:
- the thiF gene encoding sulfur carrier protein ThiS adenylyltransferase ThiF, encoding VSNCAAILARMGVGTLILVDYDIVEPSNLNRQYYFIGQIGLAKTNALKETLNKINPYLKYTTYNEKIDEGNIEKFCKNSDIILEAFDKKEAKTMFINKCIRLFPNKKIIGVSGVAGLSNAEDITIQQISNNLYLIGDFISEAKVGQGLMASRVNVAASMQAHLAIQLLLGIR
- a CDS encoding YdcF family protein produces the protein MIYFEKFLAQMLLPPGFFILLLLIAFIFSFKIKPARYIIGITIILLYSLSVPVLSNYLIKPLENSYEPNLNDLAKGDVYIVLGGGLIENKNNKTYSATLSPESLKRLINVYFLYKKYKKPIITTGGKSPIKKASHSEGYIMAKYLYDLGVNRNSIIIEAKSINTYENAKAVSEIIEKMVFKNPVLITSAYHMPRAIYSFKKFGVKTMPYPVNYLIESTPVTTFSFLPNINTLHNSVKALHEYLGIVYYRLFL
- a CDS encoding complex I NDUFA9 subunit family protein, which codes for MYKRIFLTGASGFVGSYLLKGLVDSGYLVKVLSRNSSNINIKNKNCEVIQGDAINIKSYEHALNDIDVIINLIGIIREYPAKGITFDKAHIEATNNLVTLAKKAGINRFIQMSANGIEKDLSLKYNLTKYKAEEIVKNNNLDFTIFRPSVIFGAGDAFISLLSKLMKRTPLFFYFGHGKYPYQPIYVKDVVKYFINSIDNKKTIGATYPLCGPKVYTYKEILSLINKNLGFKRLLLPLPMPIIYFITRHLERFSIYPITCDQLRMLERGNICDDDSINNVINIDKNKLEDILPKIVKGV
- a CDS encoding TlpA disulfide reductase family protein, with the translated sequence MKLLLKNSLVLFLIIVIFACSNSENEKSKDIREDNITKNNHTKIKLNKIGTNEYDKIIAKEKGKIVIANFYASWCPPCRQEIPGFINMFNKHKNNLTIIGLSLDKDAKSALTFINDMGINYPVYLANEELQRKFNIMSIPISAIYKPDGSLYNIHFGFLSTTQIEEIIKKLKE